Below is a window of Equus quagga isolate Etosha38 chromosome 4, UCLA_HA_Equagga_1.0, whole genome shotgun sequence DNA.
CCATTCAAGATCACCTTGGAAAATATCATCAAGTAAAGACAGTCCAGCAAGAAGAAATCTTAAGAGGTGATGTAAGAAGCTGTAGATGGCTTTTTGAAACAAGGCCCATTGACCAGTTTGATGAAAGCATTCATAAATTTCAGATAATCAGAGGAATATCTGCTCGAGAAATACAGACCGGAAATGTAAAATCTGCTAAATGGCTATTTGAAACCCAACCTCTTGATTCTATTAAGTATTTTAGTAATATGGAAGAAGTAGAAAGTAAAACCGAACAAGCTACAGATATTGTTAAAGGGGATGTCAAAACCTGTAGATGGCTTTTTGAAACCCAGCCAATGGAGTCTCTTTATGAAAAAGTTTCATTAATGACTGGCAGTGAAGAAATTCATAAGGGAGATGTCAAAGCCTGTACTTGGCTCTTTGAAACTCAGCCACTTGATACCATAAAAGATGACTCTGAAGCAACAGTCAAATTGCAAACGGTAAAACAGGAGGAGATCCAAGGAGGGGATGTTCGCACAGCATGTTTTCTTTTCGAGACAGAAAATTTGGACAGCAtacaaggagaagaaggaaaggaaatcaagGCTGTGGAAATGGACATCCAAGCTGGGGATGTTTCCAGCATGCGGCATAAATTTGAAAGTCAGCCCTTAGATTCTATAAGTTCTAGTTCAGAGGAAGTTTTGAAGAAGATCAAAACTCTAAAGACTGAAGATATTCAGAAAGGCAATGTTTTAAATTGTAGGTGGCTTTTTGAAAACCAACCAATTGATATGATAAAAGAAAGGCAAGGAGGTGATGAATTAGTTAAGACAGTGACAGACATACAAGGTGGCGATGTAAGAAAGGGGTGCTTTAtttttgagactttttctttAGATGAGATTAAAGAAGAATCTGACTATATCAGCACCAAGAAAATAACTGCTGAAGAAGTAATAAAGGGTGATGTAAAAAGCTACAGAATGCTCTTTGAAACCCAGCCACTTTATGCAATTCAAGACAGAGAAGGGTGTTACCATGAAGTGACAACAGTTAGAAAGGAAGAGGTAATTCATGGAGATGTACGAGGGACAAGGTGGCTTTTTGAAACAAAACCATTAGACTCAATTAATGAATCAGAGAATGTGTATGTTATTAAATCTGTCACACAAGAAGATATTCAGAAGGGAGATGTTAGTTCTGTCAGATACAGATTTGAAACACAGCCACTGGATCAGATTTCAGAAGAATCACGTGATATTGTGCCCACGGTTGACTATATTCAAGGTGGGAATGTGAAGACTAGTAAACAATTCTTTGAGTCTGAAAATTTTGGTAAGAATACTTATATAAGAACAGTAAGTGTCAATGAAATACAAAAGGGCAATGTTAAAACGTCTACTTGGCTATTTGAAACCCACACTATAGATGAACTGAGAGGAGAAGGGTCAGaatatgaaaatatcaaaacagTCACCCGGGAAGATATGCAAAAAGGTGATGTTAAGCAGGCAGTATGGCTTTTTGAAAATCAGTCCTTGGATTCTATTAAGGGAGCAGATGAAAGCATCACAAAACTCACCAAGGAAGAAATCCCTCCTTCTGATGTCAAGACAACTACATGGCTCTTTGAAACTACACCCCTTCATGAATTTAATGAAAATAGGGTAGAAAAGGTGGAAATTATTGGCAAGAACATTAAAGAAACATTAGAAGAGCTCTACTCTCAAAAAGTTATTGAGGCTCCTGGAATCATCATTGAAGCTGATGAAGTTGGGGATGTTCGAATGGCAAAGTACAAGCTAATGAATCAGGAATCTCCTCagatacagaaagaagaaatcatcAGGGTTGATCTCAGAAATATAATTATGAACCTACTTTCCAAAAGAGACTGTACAAAAAGAGAGATTTTGGTTAgtgaagaggagaagggaaatgtTAATTTGACCAAAACTCAATTATTAAACAGATCAACAGAATTTCATACTGAAAAAGAAGAGATAGTGAGTGGTGATGTACAACAAGCAATAAAAAGCCTGCTCTCTGAGGAAAGCTCTgtaaagaaaggaattttaattcaggaagatgaaagaggagacattaacaTGACTATTTATTGTCTTCTTCATGAAAATGCTGGTGACACAATTGAACGTGAAGAAGTAATAGGAGGTGATGTAAAACGTACCATTCATAATTTGCTATCTTCCAtatcaaacaataaaatatctgcAAGGGCGAAAATTGATGCCTCTGAGAGGGGAAATGTTCAGTTTTTTACAACGTGCATAGAAACTGGAGCTTTAGACTATCTCAAACAACTCCAGACAGGGTCAAATGAAACACTAACAACtaggaagcaagaaagagaggaagaaataattgGCGGTGATGTTGAGGGCACAAAACTGTTACTAAAGAAAAGGGAATCTCAGGTTGAACGTACTGTTAATGAAACTGACATCATCCCAGGTGATGTGCATAATACAGTCAAGGTTTTTATGACAGAGCCTCAGAATACATCTTGTAAGACacccaaagaagaaattataaaaggtgATTTGAAATTAACCCTAAATTCCCTCAGCCAGGCTATAAACCAGAAAATGGTAGCTAAAACGCAAGAAATTGTCAAAGGTGACATGCTGGCCACACTCAAGTCACTTAAGGAATCAAGCCACCAATGGAAAGAACCTAAACAGTCTGATGCCATCCCTGGTGATATTGAGAAAGCTATTGAATGCCTTGAAAAGACTGCAAACACAAGGACAGAAATCCTGAAAAAGGAGCTTATCCGAGATGACCTTGAAGCATCGTTAAAGAAtctgaaaaaagcagaaagagcttTCAAAGAGGTAGATAAAAAGGGTATAATCAAAGAAGATGTGCAAGCGGTGATGGTAGGATCCTCAGAAGAGCAGAAAAAGCAGATTCATCAGGTGGCTGTTCAGAGTGACAAAAAAAGTCTTCTTCATCCAAGACCAGGACCATTTGAGCCAGCAGCCAGGTGGCAAGGGGAAACAGACACTCTCAATCAAACTACAGGCAAATCTCGTCACGGGaatttaacagaagaaagaacTGAGGTTAATCTTCCAAAAGCCCCAAAAGGCACTGTAAAAATTGTCATAGATCGTGAACAAAACAATGATGCTCTTGAGAAAAGCCTTAGAAGACTATCTAACCCACACCacaaagttattaaaaatgtattggaATCGGGGGACAGAATGGGTGTCCAGATTGACACCACAACAGAGCAGCATCTTAGAGATAAACATGAGAGCGAACAATTGACTTCAACTGTGTTagttaagaaaaatgtaaaaactaaggAATCAGAGACAGTGAGAGAACAAAAGAAGGATGCAGCCTTTAACTCTACCCAATCTATTGACAAAGCAGTTGGAAAGCAACAGACTCAAATTTATGAACTGATGAATGAACACCAGAAGACCGAGGCTTTCCCTGTAAAGAGACcccaaaatatgaaaaacactaaaatatcAACAGATACACAAAGCTTTAAGCCCAGTCCAACCCAGGGTCCAATCAACAAGACAGTTGGAGAAACTTGTAAAGTTTCAGGGGACTTTCAGAAGCAAATGTCATTAAAACAAGAAATGCAATATTCtaagaaagatataaagaaaaagaatgtgaacCCTCCACCAAGGTGGCAGACTTTGCCTGTAGATCAAGACATATCAAATGTAACAGAAGCGAAAGTCTCCCAAAAAAGCCACAATAAATTTAAGGCAACAGACAAAAAGCAGACTGACGTTCATCTGAAGAGCCAGGACTTTCTAATGAAGACAAACACCTCCACAGACTTAAAAAAGGCAATGGAAATATCCTTTAATCCAATCAACTTTAACCctgaaaataatgtaaaagaaaatgagtGGCCTCTTCCACTTCCATCGCCACCTCCGCTTCCACCTTCCAATGCATCATCTGAAAtagaatttcctcttcctcctccacctcctttaATGATGTTGCCTGAAAAAAATGGATTTCCTCCCTCACTGTCCACAGAGACAAGAAAGGCTGAATTTGAAAGTTTCCCAggcttccctcttcctccaccacCGGAAGATGAGAAATCTGAAAGAGAATGTCTATCAATGTTtccaccacctccccctcctccaacTCCATTACCAAAACCAGCACCTtgcctttcctcctctgttcCAGAAAAGCACAGTGGAGCATTCATGCAATATTCCCAAGAGGAAGCCTCAAGATCTCAGCAAACGCATTCTCAGGCTAAAATCATAACAGGAAAATCAGGAGTAGTTTTGCCACCTCCCACATTGCCCAAACCCAAATTTCCCAAGCAGATAGAAGACAAGAAGAATCATCGTTCCCCGAAAGTTGAATTGGATAATTCCCCATTTGATATGGAATATAAAATTACTCCCTCAAAGGATCAGAGAAGAGTAATGATGGCAACTAGCagtggacacacagagagaaagcagaatatAGCTAGAAAAAGTCttgatgaaagaaaacaattatctGTGGACTCTACAAGGTCCCTCTCACAGACAGGTTCAGAAACTTCGCCACCCAAGGAAAAACTGACAGCACCTCTCCTAAAATCTCATTCATTTCCAGAGGGTTCAGGACAACAAAGTCCAAAACCTTATATGAGAAAATTTAAGACACCTTTAATGATTgctgaagaaaaatacagacaacaAAGAGAAGagcttgaaaaacagaaacatgcGAGTTCTTGCTACAACATAGTCAAAACggaaagccaaaaacaaaacatatcagAGTTGGAAAAGGAAGTGCTGTTGCAAAAAACAAATGAGGAGGTTCCTCTACCTGGAATGGATTCGGGGGTCTCTCTGGCCCACCCCAAGCCAGACTCTCAGAGGAATTCTCAGGTACTAGCAGTGCGTCCTGATAAGCAGCTTTCCACAACACCAGCAGTAACAGTCACTGCCAAGAGTCTCCAACATGTTACAGCAGCCTCAGAAGACAAAGATACTATGCAAAAGGAAGTTTTCCAGAGCTCAAGGGACATGATACAATCTAAATCAGCTTGTGAAATTAAACAGAGTCACCAAGAGTGCAGTACGCAACAAGCACAACAGAAGAAGTATCTGGAGCAGTTGCACTTGCCCCAAAGCAAACCATTTTCCCCAAGTTTCAAAGTTAAAACCATCAAACTTCCAACGCCGGAtcataaattaaatgaaacagaccACAGCTATGAAGGCCAGAAAAGGCAGTCCGAAATTGACGTTCAAACCATTACCAAACGACAGTACCAGGAAAccgagaaaactgaggcaagcACTGAATATAGTCAGAAGCAATCTGTGGCTGAAAAGTATTACCAATTACCTAAGCAGGAGAAAAGAGTAACAGTAACACTGCCTATGGAACCCACAGGGAAAAGTCATGAAAGTAAGCTCAACATAGTGCATGAGAAGCAAAGGGAATTTAGAGCATCTGAGAGTGGCAAACTTccaggaaatgaagaaacaattCGGGGACCACCAATGATTGGTCTAAAGCAAGACAGACTAAGGgttgaaagaaaacaagaacatttGAATAAATCAGCACAGAAGGTAGTCAAGCAAGAGGTTACGAATGCACATCTTGATTCACAGGCTCAGAATTTTCAGCAGACACAAATACAGACTTCTGAAAGTCAAGTTGAACATGAAAAATTGCCCCAGCTGTATAATAATCTGCAGGAAGAAAAATGTCTTGGAGTCAAGGGCATACAACAGAAACAAGTCTTCTCTAATACTAAAGATTCAAAGCAAGAGATTACACAGaacaaatctttattttcctctgcGAAAGAATCCCAGCAGGATGATGGAAAATGTGCTGTAAATATATTGGAATTCTTGAGAAAACGTGAAGAACTACAACATATTTTGTCTAGGGTAAAGCAGTTTGAAGCGGAGCCAGATAAAAATGGACTTAAAACATTTCAGACACTGTTAAATATCATTCCAGTATGGCtattaagtgaagaaaaaagagagtatGGAGTTCACATTGCTATGGAGAATAATgtagaaaaaatcaaagaagaaataacacatattaAAACTCAAGCAGAGGATCTGCTTGCTGTCTGTGAAAATACAATTCAAACAGCCATGTCATCCTCCAAagcaggaaagcagagaaataaaccTACTAGTCTTAATGAAACATTATCTCAAGCGTCTGTTAGTGTCAGCTGCAATAAAAAcactgaacagaaagaaaatacaattgtAGAAAAAACAGAGCACCACCAAATAGCAACCCATCACGAAGCAACTGCTCAAAATCGTGTGAAAATCCATCAGGAAGTTAAACTAGACGACAGCAagatttctccttcctctttaaaAACACGCCCACCATCACCAACTTTTATAACAATCGAGTCTACTGCCCGGCGAACGGAAACCTCTCCTAAGGATGAGCTTTCTCAGTCCCCTAAAAACGACAGTTCTGCCGAACCATCACCAGGAAGGCCCGTGTCGCAAACATCTAAAATTCACAGTGCAAATACCTCCCCTTCTCCACCAAGGAGTCGCTCTGAACAACTTGTCAAACTCAAAGACACCACTGCAAAGTTATCCAAGGGGACCATCCCACGTCCATCAGTCACCCCGGTCCCGATTGTAGAAAAGAGGTCTGAGATCATCACGTCTCCTGCAACACTTAGACGTCAAATTAAGATAGAAGCTCGTGGTAGGGACTCTCCACCCACAATCACAATACCTATCAGTGTCAATCATGTTGACAGTGGTTCCTTCAGA
It encodes the following:
- the XIRP2 gene encoding xin actin-binding repeat-containing protein 2, which translates into the protein MAMYQAAVSRGDCRSFSANMMEESEMCTVPGGLARVRKQFEKDKIASSCNTFSQYQYQHQNRSEQEVTRSSQVDISRSKQGMEKNEQEASKAHKIDVLGTQMVSHLEKHTEELNQASQFHQYVQETVIDTPEDEEIPKVSTKFLKEQFEKSAQEKVLYSDKEVAPAKQIKIKNKYEETLKPSSIVGTSSTSCTSTSQRKETSTTRYSDHSATSSTLAQVNATPLRKTEEFPPPQPDILQTPIDVTAFSQSPEVPSPPRIPPVPKELYSKQRNLYELNRLYKHIHPELRKNLEKDYISEVSEIVSSQVNPGSSVSADVQQARYVFENSNDSSQKHLNSEREHLEWDEILKGEVQSMRWIFENQPLDSINNGSPDEDHISKGIADQEIIAGGDVKYTTWMFETKPIDTLGDHSFATEENAEKIPELARGDVRTARWMFETNPLDSMNKMHQSQEELVVPTIKDITGGDVKAVRYMFETQHLDQLGQLHSVDEVHLLQLRSELKEIKGNVKRSIKCFETQPLYVIRDGLGQMLEIKTVHREDIEKGDVRTARWMFETQPLDTINKDITEIKVVRGISMEENVKGGVSRAKWLFETQPLEKIKEESEEVITEKETIIGTDVSRKCWMFETQPLDILKEVPDADAVRSEEIIGGDVQTTKRLFETLPIEALKDSPAVGKLHKITASEEEKGDVRHQKWIFETQPLEEIREDKKEYIRTVKLEEVDRGDVRNYTHIFESNNLIKFDASHKIEVEGVTRGAVELNKSLFETTPLYAIQDHLGKYHQVKTVQQEEILRGDVRSCRWLFETRPIDQFDESIHKFQIIRGISAREIQTGNVKSAKWLFETQPLDSIKYFSNMEEVESKTEQATDIVKGDVKTCRWLFETQPMESLYEKVSLMTGSEEIHKGDVKACTWLFETQPLDTIKDDSEATVKLQTVKQEEIQGGDVRTACFLFETENLDSIQGEEGKEIKAVEMDIQAGDVSSMRHKFESQPLDSISSSSEEVLKKIKTLKTEDIQKGNVLNCRWLFENQPIDMIKERQGGDELVKTVTDIQGGDVRKGCFIFETFSLDEIKEESDYISTKKITAEEVIKGDVKSYRMLFETQPLYAIQDREGCYHEVTTVRKEEVIHGDVRGTRWLFETKPLDSINESENVYVIKSVTQEDIQKGDVSSVRYRFETQPLDQISEESRDIVPTVDYIQGGNVKTSKQFFESENFGKNTYIRTVSVNEIQKGNVKTSTWLFETHTIDELRGEGSEYENIKTVTREDMQKGDVKQAVWLFENQSLDSIKGADESITKLTKEEIPPSDVKTTTWLFETTPLHEFNENRVEKVEIIGKNIKETLEELYSQKVIEAPGIIIEADEVGDVRMAKYKLMNQESPQIQKEEIIRVDLRNIIMNLLSKRDCTKREILVSEEEKGNVNLTKTQLLNRSTEFHTEKEEIVSGDVQQAIKSLLSEESSVKKGILIQEDERGDINMTIYCLLHENAGDTIEREEVIGGDVKRTIHNLLSSISNNKISARAKIDASERGNVQFFTTCIETGALDYLKQLQTGSNETLTTRKQEREEEIIGGDVEGTKLLLKKRESQVERTVNETDIIPGDVHNTVKVFMTEPQNTSCKTPKEEIIKGDLKLTLNSLSQAINQKMVAKTQEIVKGDMLATLKSLKESSHQWKEPKQSDAIPGDIEKAIECLEKTANTRTEILKKELIRDDLEASLKNLKKAERAFKEVDKKGIIKEDVQAVMVGSSEEQKKQIHQVAVQSDKKSLLHPRPGPFEPAARWQGETDTLNQTTGKSRHGNLTEERTEVNLPKAPKGTVKIVIDREQNNDALEKSLRRLSNPHHKVIKNVLESGDRMGVQIDTTTEQHLRDKHESEQLTSTVLVKKNVKTKESETVREQKKDAAFNSTQSIDKAVGKQQTQIYELMNEHQKTEAFPVKRPQNMKNTKISTDTQSFKPSPTQGPINKTVGETCKVSGDFQKQMSLKQEMQYSKKDIKKKNVNPPPRWQTLPVDQDISNVTEAKVSQKSHNKFKATDKKQTDVHLKSQDFLMKTNTSTDLKKAMEISFNPINFNPENNVKENEWPLPLPSPPPLPPSNASSEIEFPLPPPPPLMMLPEKNGFPPSLSTETRKAEFESFPGFPLPPPPEDEKSERECLSMFPPPPPPPTPLPKPAPCLSSSVPEKHSGAFMQYSQEEASRSQQTHSQAKIITGKSGVVLPPPTLPKPKFPKQIEDKKNHRSPKVELDNSPFDMEYKITPSKDQRRVMMATSSGHTERKQNIARKSLDERKQLSVDSTRSLSQTGSETSPPKEKLTAPLLKSHSFPEGSGQQSPKPYMRKFKTPLMIAEEKYRQQREELEKQKHASSCYNIVKTESQKQNISELEKEVLLQKTNEEVPLPGMDSGVSLAHPKPDSQRNSQVLAVRPDKQLSTTPAVTVTAKSLQHVTAASEDKDTMQKEVFQSSRDMIQSKSACEIKQSHQECSTQQAQQKKYLEQLHLPQSKPFSPSFKVKTIKLPTPDHKLNETDHSYEGQKRQSEIDVQTITKRQYQETEKTEASTEYSQKQSVAEKYYQLPKQEKRVTVTLPMEPTGKSHESKLNIVHEKQREFRASESGKLPGNEETIRGPPMIGLKQDRLRVERKQEHLNKSAQKVVKQEVTNAHLDSQAQNFQQTQIQTSESQVEHEKLPQLYNNLQEEKCLGVKGIQQKQVFSNTKDSKQEITQNKSLFSSAKESQQDDGKCAVNILEFLRKREELQHILSRVKQFEAEPDKNGLKTFQTLLNIIPVWLLSEEKREYGVHIAMENNVEKIKEEITHIKTQAEDLLAVCENTIQTAMSSSKAGKQRNKPTSLNETLSQASVSVSCNKNTEQKENTIVEKTEHHQIATHHEATAQNRVKIHQEVKLDDSKISPSSLKTRPPSPTFITIESTARRTETSPKDELSQSPKNDSSAEPSPGRPVSQTSKIHSANTSPSPPRSRSEQLVKLKDTTAKLSKGTIPRPSVTPVPIVEKRSEIITSPATLRRQIKIEARGRDSPPTITIPISVNHVDSGSFRESMEAQEEVRKVEKKATYVHKDGGNATKHIVPDTESFDAVEIIRKVEGPRLSEHTQRYEAANRTVQMAENFVSDHENEVNRWFREFEDGPVFEAKSNRRVYANGDSNHNIKQESRTFCKEEFGLTSLENTSFRDFSCNRPGAPQEKNPVKQHSVRSETRSLSEHFSGVDAFESQVVGSKTSVSSSRSPEAGKSGFDFKHAPPTYEDVIAGHILDISDSPPDVRRNFQETWQESERVFKSLGYATSDASAGQMRTAFQEESAFISETVTPRQGNMYTVSKDSLSNGVPSSRQAEFS